Part of the Anopheles coluzzii chromosome 3, AcolN3, whole genome shotgun sequence genome is shown below.
AGGCGGTCATTCTCTTCCTTCAGGCGAGCTGGCGGGAAACTGACAGATGGCGCAGTGGTGGtgaacacataaaaaaacacaattataGTAGGTCGTGGACCTAGGACAGTACACAGGGTGGCGACAGGGTGCGAGATAAGGAATGCAAAGCAAACACGACAACAAGAACACTTCCAATCACACAAACCATGTACAGTGCGGattgtgagtttgtgtgtcaTGGAGCGCAGTGCATATTGCAAAACGAAGTGCTTGTACAAGGTTTATCTTGATTTTTGGAACTGATAAGTAATCCCTGCAGAATGTTTCCAAACATGCTTCGTGCACTGTTAATAGTGATCGCTTTCGGTGCGTCCCGGGCCGGATTGCTGGACTGGTTTCGTGGCGAGGACGAGCTAGAGGGCCATCGGATAGGCAAGATTCACATCGAAGTCCTCTCACCGAAAGGCATTCGGCTGTGgacggcatacaaccccgacACGGAGCTGTTCGGTGTGGAGCTGTACGTGAAGTATTACGGTGGCCGGACGGAGGCGCTCGACTGTGCACTGTGTCAGAATGTTACCGAACCGGTGGACGGGAAGTTTATGCTGGAAGATCCTAACCTAGTGGCCCGTTTTGGTGATGTTCTCCAGTACACGATCATCACGTTTGACGGCACCACGACGATGCGTCATGCCGCAAGACGACAGTTTGTGCGAGGTACTGCCACCACTATCAACAGTTacagtgtgtttgtatggATTGTAACTTTTctgttgtatttttgttgtatAGAGGAGCTTATCAAACCGAACGATCGGTGTTTCTGTGGCGCGCG
Proteins encoded:
- the LOC120959349 gene encoding uncharacterized protein LOC120959349, which produces MFPNMLRALLIVIAFGASRAGLLDWFRGEDELEGHRIGKIHIEVLSPKGIRLWTAYNPDTELFGVELYVKYYGGRTEALDCALCQNVTEPVDGKFMLEDPNLVARFGDVLQYTIITFDGTTTMRHAARRQFVREELIKPNDRCFCGARKLPEPLQDAPMSEVELLERIILRALGNRSRECEAISNWLVLRAEPRNEQADLLEYVRTYLDLLLLRAKWRTLDAGGTGWTSSRPSELVVEVDDHRDGIAFQVRSTIEKLKLLELMRFSGMIEDYDGVL